GGATGAGGCTTCAGTATCGGGGAAATTGAATCAATTAAAATGTGTTTGGACTTGCTTCACGAGTTTTTTTTTAGTAGGCCTAGTGGGTATAGTAGTAGAAGCTAAATTCTGTTTAGGACTAGGTAGTTCAGGCCAGAGTATTTCATAATCTACATTAGCTCCTGTTGTAGACCTAAGGGGTTCCTTGTTTGTCTCATTAGACTCTTCATTTTGACCATCTTCCCGAGTTTCACTGCCTTCATAGTCATTTTAATTTTCATCCAAACAAAAGTCATAATCTTTGAAGACCATGCTATCAACACGCCATACTCCACTAGTTTGGAAACCATTGACTGCGATTTCAACGCTTCCTGCTCTCCCATAAGCTTCAGAAATCAAGTCAGCTAGTCAAGCTGGCTTGACAGCctttaaaaagcttaaaaattgaTCTATCCAAAGGCTGCACTCGATGTCTCCATTACGAAATGTTTGAAGAGCCCGGCTCATGTCGTCCACACTTCAAGTCCCATATTTTCCTTTGGGCATCTAAAACACACAAAAACGGTGTGtgttatttattcatttatttatttttgaaaataagtagGTCTTAAATACCCAATGGTATCTAAAATTGTATCGGTACAATATAGGCAACTCGCCGTGGTACAATATGGAAAACTTGCACTTTATGTAAATAAACTACGATTCCTAACCTAAAAATGGTCCAGCAAAGAGAAACAGCTCAGTTTTATACACCTAAATCAGCTTTTCTCTTATTTATGAATCACAATGGTTTGCACATATCTTTACAGATGCTGTAACCTTACATATGGAActagaaaacaaaaattacaaaaaattcaataaaacaaAATCGACAAATGTGAACGTTGTAAAACTGCAGCACTCAACTCTAGGTAGTCACTAGTTCCACTAAGCATAAGAGCGCTCTGGCTTCCCCTCATAAAGGATAAATACAGCAGTGGGACAATACTGGCGCCGTTACGATTTCGGCTactttcctatatactatatatatatatatatatatatatatatatatatatatatatatatatatatatatatatatatatacaagaaattactggatattattgactgtcgatataaacaaacaacacagtttattagggctgcagtcagtaggtttggccgggatgttatagaaacactcaagctcgaccaaaagtcaaaagtcaacacaaactgtgttatttgtatatatatatatatatatatatatatatatatatatatatatgtacatatatatatatatatatatacatatatatatatatatatacatatatttatatatatatatatatatatacatatatacatagatatatatatatatatatatatatatatatatatatatatatatatgtgtgtgtgtgtgtgtgtgtgtgtgtgtgtgtaaactATGTAGTGTAGCATTTTTCTCACTGTTTACTTTTTTTCAGCTGCGTTTATTCAAACTGTAGATGTTTTTAAAAGTGTTGACATACTTGTTAATAACGCTGGAATCTACAACGATAGAAATTGGGAGAAAGAAGTGGAAGTAAATATTGTAAGTTTTACCAAACACTACAAGTATTTTACTTTGTAATAGATATTAGTTCTTATACTTCCTACAGTGCCTATCCATTTCAGGTGTTGGCGATTAACGTGGCTTCTTTATTTTGCTGACAGCAATTCGGAATAGTACATAATATTTCATACACTTTGCCCTGAAGAAAGAGTTGTATTAAGCCATATATCTGCTCATTTCTCATAATTTGACCTAAATATTCTAATGTGCGCTCTTCTATTTCACATTCCTTCTCCATTGTACGTCTAACCTTAACATTAgtcacccatgaaattcttaagaCGCACATCTCGAAGCTTGAATCTTTCCATTGAACTCTATGTTTATTTTCGCATGCGTGTTTACGCATTTGATATCTGttaatgttagaataagtgaacaatCTTATttcaaaaatagagaatttaatGGATCTCAAATATGAAGACTCGCATGAGAAAAGAAGGGCATCTAGCCCTGAAAGAAACAGGTGCTAAAAAGAGAACAATCAAGGAAGCTACTATAATTATGTTATATCTTGATACGTCGAAGTATCTTTCAAAAATCTCTCCAGTAAGTATTTAAATAACgagtagcagatcaataccgggtaattatcagAAATAATCTTATACCAGAGACTAGACGCAAAACCATCtaaagcgaagtcgaacgggaaaTTCATAATAAAGAAGTAGTTGAAAATCAAGCCCCTAATGAAATACAAGAGTAGATTCCTGAGGTTGTTATACAACTCAAGCTGATAATACACAAgaagaaactcaacctgataatacaCATCCGGACGAGTTGTGAgtcgtacaagagtttaatggaacgaacccacttagcagaccaccgctaccaagagTAAACTCATGTAAGAAGCTGTAAAACAGTGCGCTGTTGTAAAttgtgaacactgaagtcctGCCCAATTATGTCGTAGAAGCCCATATATTGGAATATCTACATACGCTGATTTACtttgcagcaacagcaattgctaaggTTATGGGCATTacgatcagaacacgacggggtactaatatcaGAAGGACAGAAAACAGAGTTAcaccttgggaaaaacggctgctAAGGAAAATTTAATCATTACTTAGGGACATTGGTTAAATCACGGAATATGTTcgaggaacaacaagtagaaaagtaatcagaagagctgaagaaataatgctaAGCACCGCAAAACAATCAcaatatgatccagaaaacaacacaacagtgccttcttcttcaggttccttctcctatcggaggttggaaatcatcatcgctattttaattttattggccgcgcttctgaataattctaatgagctgcaaccgaaccactctctcaaatttcttagccaggatattttgcgtcatcctgggtttctcttcccttgcataattaatctaagtaatacgtacttctcgcccttcattatatgacccagatattgaatctttctaattttaacagtttttatgacttcacattctttcttcattctttgtaacacctctatattagttactttttcactCCACGATATtttgtggattctcctgtagcaccacatctcaaaggatgttaattttttgatttcagactgttttattgtccacgcttccatgccgtatagtaaagtagaaaaaacttaacaatgtagcattcttgtgcggatctctagattaaggttacggttgcaaagtaagttcttcaattttatgaacgtgtttcttgccacaGTGCCtagatacattaaaacaaaagttcGCCATTTATTCTGACCGATTAAGGAGATACAAAATCAGTAACAAACGGAAATCCGGCgggatataaattgaggtacaccaatcagacggccattttcctgaattcaaaacagcgacacagatagaatggatgatatgtcatcctttgttacctagtaactgtagtattacAAATCCTTTAAAAAATTCTCTTATAGGAGATAGCTTATCGTACTGTTTCCGTACCTCTCTAACAATAAGACCGTCAAAACGAAGCGCTCGCAACAAAAATTGAAATCGATTAATTCTCATTGTAAGACGAAAAATCTCTACGCCGGTTCCGTCCTGTGCCCAAACATCTCTGAAATGTAGGTGTGATGACTGCAATACTACAGCAAAATATAAAAGACCAATAAGTGCTTTAATTTCTTCCATATTTGTACTGCTGGCATCTCTTTCTCTACTGTAATTTGTCCGAAGCTTCAGAATATATTTGTTTGTGTGTGCTAACTATCTCGCTGATGACGGAGTCTGGAAAAAACAATTGCCAAGCATCAATAATGATTTTTGCTTTTCTGACTTTTTCAATCATTTCAGAAGTTTGAATCACTATGTTTCTGCTccggttctttttttttaaacagccacGGGAAATTTATTCTACGTCTTTTTGTCCCTTCCCACAAAACACAAACGAGTATTTAGATCTGGCTGAGTTTCGTTAAAATGTGGTAGTTCTTCGCCTTCTGATTGCTCTGAATTATAGTCGTGATCACTGTTCTCCAAAACGTCATCTTGGTCTTCAGGAGGTCCACCTATTTCATCGTCGCTCTCAATTTCAGCTCATATGGCTAAAATACGCTTTATGTCTTTCTCGTGAGAACACATAacctacaaataaaaaaatactattacAAAACACCATACATGTGACTATATTTTCCACTAAAATACTAGACctaagaaatattataaaaagaaccaCACACAGGGTTCACTTTCACACACAGGAACCATTCACAGTTCAGGTATGTACACGGGCACAGTCAAAAGCGCCgactacaaaaatattaaactgtATCTCTCAAAGgccaaataaaaactgaaataatatAACGCCAGTCGGTAAGGGGAAAACCGCTTGGAGCATTCCAGGAAGGTCAGTACcacccacggttcgtagacttactacggttgcctcttcaatgaacattaagcccgaaactgtactctcgtgacgtaattcttccccttcaaccaatcaacactgcaatcgacctgccctctacattcagtttcaatcgcgaataaatgggttttgtattcttgtgtactctggtgacgtaactcaagcatccccacccggaagaggcaaccgtagtaagtctacgaaccgtgagtACCACCACTATACAAACGgcgtcattttaaaatttatcacGGCTCGGTCCTTCCACCGACACGCGTGTACTCCCGGATTAATCATATCGAATTTCTCATTGCATCCTGAGATGATACCCAGTTTTTAtacgaataaaaaaattgaatactatgcttatttatttcaatattataaaatttgttttagaGAGGAACCGTAAACGGAATAATCTTGGGTTtagaaacatatttaaaaaaatttaaacgaggTGATGAAGCCGTTATCATCAATACAGCTTCGGTTTCTGGTATACGGCCAGGTGCTTGGATGCCCATTTACGGCGGTACTAAGTTTGCAATAGTGGGCATGACTCAATGCTGGGGAGATCCTTTTCACTTCCAAAGAACGGGTGTTAGGGTGGTTGCCGTATGTCCCGGAGGAACTCACACGCCGTTGTTTGATGCGGAAAACTATTCTTTACTGCCTGAATACATGAACTCACAAAGTCTGGCTCCGGAGAAAAGTGGTGTAAAACATAGACAAAGGTAATGAGGATGATTGTCATATTCATAATTTTGATGATGAATGAGATTGTTAATTTTTAACTGAATAAGAATTTTAGTAAATCGGAAATTTAGTAAAATtgttcaaataatatattttttaataaggtCAATGGactatacaatattttttaaagcatataattttttttcatattatgacatcccaccttgtcaaaagcttttttgtAGTCGACAAAGCAAGTACAAACCTCTTTGTTGACTTTATGGCGTTGATAAATTATACGTGTCCTGTCataatcatcatccagcctttatttGTCACGCCCACTGATGGACATAgacctcccttaaactcctccattctttacgattttctGGTCATTGTTGCCAATTTTAAGTGTTACGCCTGATGttgtcagcccaacgtgtaggtggtcttcctctactacgtttgtctacTCTTGGCcaccaatttgtaattttgctcgtccatcgtgagtcgtgcattctcgctacatggcctgcccattCCAATTTCAGTTCcactatgcgttccacaacatcaacaatactcgtccttcttcgcataTCTTCGTTTCTTactcggtcccgcaacgtcactcccagcatagaccgttccattcgtctctgtaccactctcaatttcgaagccgcagtcttggttagagtcatagtttccatCCTATAGATCATGACCGATAatatgcattggtcaaatacttttcttttgagactaattggtatgttgaccctaagtgtgtctcgcagttttccaaaggctgcccacgctaaagtaattcgtctttgtatttcgcatgtttggttatctctgcggattcttatttcatgactcaaatacgtatatttcttcaccagttctaccactttgtcttgaatagttaaagagttattggggaccatatttgtcataaacttagttttggtcaagttcattctgaggcgcaccttcgaacatgcaaagtaaaattcatttaacatatctgtggcttcttcTAAATTATCTGtaataaggacaatgtcatctgcgaaacgcaAGGTTAAGCTTTTCGCCAATaattgttactcctctgtggtcccaaaTGACCATCtgaaaggcatactctaatgctgttatgaataatttcggtgacaacgTATCTCATTGGCTTATCCCACgttatatttttattggtcggatTTTATCatgtatcttaacagtcatagtggcgtttttgtaaataagttcactaaaCCGATGGTCAATCCTGCTggcattcattgcttctatatagctgtctatttcgatcgtgtcgaacgctttatgaaaatctatgaaagtgaggacaagaggtgtgttgtattctatagatttatcaatgagtgtctttactgtatggaggtgatcatttgTACCATAATTTGAatggaatcctgcctgctctcacGGTTAGTAGAGttctaattttttctccaatcttcaTGTCACTtacctagtgaagagcttgtatacGTGGTTCAACAgcctaataggtctataattttctaggtccgttttatctccttttttattcaAAGCGATGTTTATAccattgttccattctttggaCACTTCTCTTTTCTGCAAACATAGATTGaacagtttccttaatttatttaatagcatatctcctccatttacgatagcttctattacacTTCCATCCTCTCCTGATTCATGATCTTCTTTaaatggctgtttgtattcctgtttgatcttctcgtctacttccatataattcTTTGTAAAACTCTTCGCCGACATGCATTAACTCGTCTCTACGTTATATaatttcattttgcttgtttcttaatttatgaatttcgcatttcccattcattagctttctacgtagaacttttagGCTGTTATTTTCCTCTATAGCGCGTTTAATATTATCagttttaaatttccttaaatctaaTTGCCTTCGAAATAGTTCTATTCACTTCTCTTAGAGTGTGGCTGTCTACATTCTTATCGCTTGTCATTTGATATCTGATTTTCTGTTAGGACAGTGCACTCGATGACTTTCTTGTAAGGCGTTTATGATGCATTATTCAAGTCGTTAAGATCGTTCTCGGAGGTTTCATGGTCGTCTCCTTTACCATCTGATACAAAACCTTTAAAGAGTCCAATAATAtttccccatttatattaatgACTTGAAATTTTCACAGGAGGGCCCAATAAGTACAgttctatttgctgatgatactaCATACTATCAAAGTTATATACACACTTCCCAAAACAATAATATGGATTTTACAGAACTGACCTAAAAGTTTCGAAATTGCTTCACATATATTAAACTCATTTCGAAGACATCAACCTTTGTTACtaattacaaacattttttatatttcagtCCGGAATTCGTCGCAAAAGAAGccgttaaaataataaagtatgcTAGTAATGGGACCTTATGGGTTGTAGAGTATAGTGAACCTGCTTATCAATACATATTTCCCGAAAGAGACACTTTTAAAAACAATACAATTGtggaaaaataacataatttaTTTTTCATGTTAATACAGAGATTGTAATTgaataaatatgaaatatataAGAATTGAGTATTATTGCATATAAATCTTATTGTGTCACTTTTTAGTGACACAAGATTCTTTAAGCGTGCATTCACTACTATGGATGCATACGTCTTTTGACACCGTTAAGTCCGCTTTACATTTACGAGTACTCGGATACGAGTTACTCTACTCGGAGTGCAACTCGGAAGTATAAACGTCTACTCGGAGCCTCTTGTCACTCGGATCGA
The genomic region above belongs to Diabrotica undecimpunctata isolate CICGRU chromosome 8, icDiaUnde3, whole genome shotgun sequence and contains:
- the LOC140447422 gene encoding 15-hydroxyprostaglandin dehydrogenase [NAD(+)]-like; translated protein: MFDVIDKVALITGGASGIGLCYAKELLRNGLKGLTISDIDVKMGEQAVEELNKEFGAGKAIFVKTDVTDKDNFEAAFIQTVDVFKSVDILVNNAGIYNDRNWEKEVEVNIRGTVNGIILGLETYLKKFKRGDEAVIINTASVSGIRPGAWMPIYGGTKFAIVGMTQCWGDPFHFQRTGVRVVAVCPGGTHTPLFDAENYSLLPEYMNSQSLAPEKSGVKHRQSPEFVAKEAVKIIKYASNGTLWVVEYSEPAYQYIFPERDTFKNNTIVEK